One window of Biomphalaria glabrata chromosome 6, xgBioGlab47.1, whole genome shotgun sequence genomic DNA carries:
- the LOC106074461 gene encoding uncharacterized protein LOC106074461 isoform X2 yields the protein MDKTVLLKRTDNMLFIKQVLCLNLFIACLLADNNEDKIYTDVYSVNHPFLRQDGECKKSGILFHYIRLLGEGCQSDSKKPIFLDGNISFLWIDLQRRCTGKINCNMENFALPTLYFRCATDSRDVLASHFDVAYSCIPSRDSVYNVNINKTVINTDLGKSKYLIYNDLSNDSNHIVCTIKAIENKNISIQLLYVDWNMAPKCDDSQENVSVGNTVYTCKNSTHIMSEQTFQTEAKIEMFKQRGLVWIKFKVKIAHNLICKIEAIVINKIKEKPSDTKVLNIPIIVVPVVVLIILLVVCGLLLYRLCYARKCDNDQTGERHKSTHEYGDYSTINENYMTSPTTTESQGAYYDVDTEMLLLQSNSSLTANTNLQKEPNTSATNLYQVTLTNDDQTYAEVNKKPKSSQTQVQVNASSSQVSSSEDSSVKGGNVYANLAHLQDKKETDNIYN from the exons GATAAAACTGTTTTGCTCAAAAGAACTGACAACATGTTATTTATAAAGcaagttttgtgtttaaatctATTCATCGCGTGCTTACTAGCAG ACAATAACGaagataaaatatatacagatGTTTATTCTGTTAACCATCCATTTCTACGACAAGACGGAGAATGCAAAAAAAGTggaattttatttcattacatcAGACTACTAGGG GAAGGATGTCAATCTGATAGCAAAAAGCCAATATTTCTTGATGGAAATATCAGTTTTCTATGGATTGACTTACAAAGAAGATGTACTGGAAAGATAAATTGTAACATGGAAAATTTTGCCCTGCCTACTTTATATTTTAGATGTGCTACAGATAGTAGAGATGTATTAGCATCACATTTTGATGTGGCTTATTCCTGTATACCATCGA GAGATTCTGTATACAACGTTAACATTAATAAAACAGTCATTAATACAGATTTAGGTAAATCtaaatatctaatatataatgaCTTATCGAATGACAGTAATCATATAGTCTGTACAATAAAagcaatagaaaataaaaatatttcaattcaaTTGCTGTATGTTGATTGGAACATGGCCCCAAAGTGTGATGATTCACAAGAAAATGTCTCCGTAGGGAATACAGTTTACACTTGTAAGAACAG CACACATATTATGAGTGAACAGACCTTTCAGACTGAGGCCAAAATTGAAATGTTCAAACAGCGAGGTCTCGTCTGGATTAAATTTAAAG TAAAAATAGCGCATAACTTGATATGCAAGATTGAAGCAATtgtaattaacaaaataaaag AGAAGCCAAGCGATACCAAAGTCCTGAATATACCAATAATTGTTGTACCTGTCGTTGTTCTGATCATTTTACTTGTCGTCTGCGGACTGCTTCTGTATCGACTTTGTTACGCTCG aAAATGTGATAACGACCAAACTGGCGAAAGACACAAATCCACACATGAATATGGTGACTACAGTACAATAAATGAA AACTATATGACTTCGCCGACTACAACAGAGTCCCAAGGAGCATATTACGATGTTGACACGGAAATGCTTCTTTTACAATCAAACTCATCATTGACAGCGAACACGAATCTTCAGAAAGAGCCCAATACATCTGCAACCAATCTGTACCAGGTTACCTTGACCAACGATGATCAGACTTATGCTGAAGTcaataagaaaccaaagtcTTCACAAACACAAGTGCAGGTTAACGCAAG
- the LOC106074461 gene encoding uncharacterized protein LOC106074461 isoform X1 produces the protein MDKTVLLKRTDNMLFIKQVLCLNLFIACLLADNNEDKIYTDVYSVNHPFLRQDGECKKSGILFHYIRLLGEGCQSDSKKPIFLDGNISFLWIDLQRRCTGKINCNMENFALPTLYFRCATDSRDVLASHFDVAYSCIPSTGDSVYNVNINKTVINTDLGKSKYLIYNDLSNDSNHIVCTIKAIENKNISIQLLYVDWNMAPKCDDSQENVSVGNTVYTCKNSTHIMSEQTFQTEAKIEMFKQRGLVWIKFKVKIAHNLICKIEAIVINKIKEKPSDTKVLNIPIIVVPVVVLIILLVVCGLLLYRLCYARKCDNDQTGERHKSTHEYGDYSTINENYMTSPTTTESQGAYYDVDTEMLLLQSNSSLTANTNLQKEPNTSATNLYQVTLTNDDQTYAEVNKKPKSSQTQVQVNASSSQVSSSEDSSVKGGNVYANLAHLQDKKETDNIYN, from the exons GATAAAACTGTTTTGCTCAAAAGAACTGACAACATGTTATTTATAAAGcaagttttgtgtttaaatctATTCATCGCGTGCTTACTAGCAG ACAATAACGaagataaaatatatacagatGTTTATTCTGTTAACCATCCATTTCTACGACAAGACGGAGAATGCAAAAAAAGTggaattttatttcattacatcAGACTACTAGGG GAAGGATGTCAATCTGATAGCAAAAAGCCAATATTTCTTGATGGAAATATCAGTTTTCTATGGATTGACTTACAAAGAAGATGTACTGGAAAGATAAATTGTAACATGGAAAATTTTGCCCTGCCTACTTTATATTTTAGATGTGCTACAGATAGTAGAGATGTATTAGCATCACATTTTGATGTGGCTTATTCCTGTATACCATCGA CAGGAGATTCTGTATACAACGTTAACATTAATAAAACAGTCATTAATACAGATTTAGGTAAATCtaaatatctaatatataatgaCTTATCGAATGACAGTAATCATATAGTCTGTACAATAAAagcaatagaaaataaaaatatttcaattcaaTTGCTGTATGTTGATTGGAACATGGCCCCAAAGTGTGATGATTCACAAGAAAATGTCTCCGTAGGGAATACAGTTTACACTTGTAAGAACAG CACACATATTATGAGTGAACAGACCTTTCAGACTGAGGCCAAAATTGAAATGTTCAAACAGCGAGGTCTCGTCTGGATTAAATTTAAAG TAAAAATAGCGCATAACTTGATATGCAAGATTGAAGCAATtgtaattaacaaaataaaag AGAAGCCAAGCGATACCAAAGTCCTGAATATACCAATAATTGTTGTACCTGTCGTTGTTCTGATCATTTTACTTGTCGTCTGCGGACTGCTTCTGTATCGACTTTGTTACGCTCG aAAATGTGATAACGACCAAACTGGCGAAAGACACAAATCCACACATGAATATGGTGACTACAGTACAATAAATGAA AACTATATGACTTCGCCGACTACAACAGAGTCCCAAGGAGCATATTACGATGTTGACACGGAAATGCTTCTTTTACAATCAAACTCATCATTGACAGCGAACACGAATCTTCAGAAAGAGCCCAATACATCTGCAACCAATCTGTACCAGGTTACCTTGACCAACGATGATCAGACTTATGCTGAAGTcaataagaaaccaaagtcTTCACAAACACAAGTGCAGGTTAACGCAAG
- the LOC106074461 gene encoding uncharacterized protein LOC106074461 isoform X3, which produces MLFIKQVLCLNLFIACLLADNNEDKIYTDVYSVNHPFLRQDGECKKSGILFHYIRLLGEGCQSDSKKPIFLDGNISFLWIDLQRRCTGKINCNMENFALPTLYFRCATDSRDVLASHFDVAYSCIPSTGDSVYNVNINKTVINTDLGKSKYLIYNDLSNDSNHIVCTIKAIENKNISIQLLYVDWNMAPKCDDSQENVSVGNTVYTCKNSTHIMSEQTFQTEAKIEMFKQRGLVWIKFKVKIAHNLICKIEAIVINKIKEKPSDTKVLNIPIIVVPVVVLIILLVVCGLLLYRLCYARKCDNDQTGERHKSTHEYGDYSTINENYMTSPTTTESQGAYYDVDTEMLLLQSNSSLTANTNLQKEPNTSATNLYQVTLTNDDQTYAEVNKKPKSSQTQVQVNASSSQVSSSEDSSVKGGNVYANLAHLQDKKETDNIYN; this is translated from the exons ATGTTATTTATAAAGcaagttttgtgtttaaatctATTCATCGCGTGCTTACTAGCAG ACAATAACGaagataaaatatatacagatGTTTATTCTGTTAACCATCCATTTCTACGACAAGACGGAGAATGCAAAAAAAGTggaattttatttcattacatcAGACTACTAGGG GAAGGATGTCAATCTGATAGCAAAAAGCCAATATTTCTTGATGGAAATATCAGTTTTCTATGGATTGACTTACAAAGAAGATGTACTGGAAAGATAAATTGTAACATGGAAAATTTTGCCCTGCCTACTTTATATTTTAGATGTGCTACAGATAGTAGAGATGTATTAGCATCACATTTTGATGTGGCTTATTCCTGTATACCATCGA CAGGAGATTCTGTATACAACGTTAACATTAATAAAACAGTCATTAATACAGATTTAGGTAAATCtaaatatctaatatataatgaCTTATCGAATGACAGTAATCATATAGTCTGTACAATAAAagcaatagaaaataaaaatatttcaattcaaTTGCTGTATGTTGATTGGAACATGGCCCCAAAGTGTGATGATTCACAAGAAAATGTCTCCGTAGGGAATACAGTTTACACTTGTAAGAACAG CACACATATTATGAGTGAACAGACCTTTCAGACTGAGGCCAAAATTGAAATGTTCAAACAGCGAGGTCTCGTCTGGATTAAATTTAAAG TAAAAATAGCGCATAACTTGATATGCAAGATTGAAGCAATtgtaattaacaaaataaaag AGAAGCCAAGCGATACCAAAGTCCTGAATATACCAATAATTGTTGTACCTGTCGTTGTTCTGATCATTTTACTTGTCGTCTGCGGACTGCTTCTGTATCGACTTTGTTACGCTCG aAAATGTGATAACGACCAAACTGGCGAAAGACACAAATCCACACATGAATATGGTGACTACAGTACAATAAATGAA AACTATATGACTTCGCCGACTACAACAGAGTCCCAAGGAGCATATTACGATGTTGACACGGAAATGCTTCTTTTACAATCAAACTCATCATTGACAGCGAACACGAATCTTCAGAAAGAGCCCAATACATCTGCAACCAATCTGTACCAGGTTACCTTGACCAACGATGATCAGACTTATGCTGAAGTcaataagaaaccaaagtcTTCACAAACACAAGTGCAGGTTAACGCAAG